Within the Metasolibacillus fluoroglycofenilyticus genome, the region TAGCCGGCATTTTGGACGCTGATGATGGTGTTTTTGCAAAGTGTTTGCTCCTATAAAGTAGAAAGAGCTTTCTTTGAAAATGCTAGAAACACAGGGTTTAGCTGTGTTTCTCCAAAATGAAAGAGAAGAAGCAAAATCCCTCTTTCAATGCGATTTCTATACAAAATCATCTTTTTTGTGAAAATAACAACCTTTCAAAAGAAACTCTTTTCTATTTTAACTAGTAATACCTTTGATGAAACATCATCAAAAAGTCCAAAAAGCAGGCAATGCACTGCTTTTTGGACAATCTCCTCTATTATTTAAAAGCCTGCGCTGCTGCTACAGCTTTTTTCCAGCCACTGTAAATCGCTTCACGATGCGCTTCGTCCATATCAGGTGTGAATTGGCGTTCTAAATTCCAATACTTTCCGATTTCTTCAGTTGATTGCCAGTAGCCTACTGCAAGCCCTGCTAAGTAAGCTGCACCTAAAGCCGTTGTTTCATTAATAACAGGACGATCTACAGGCACATTTAATAAATCTGCTTGGAATTGCATCAAGAAGTTATTAGCTACTGCACCACCATCCACACGTAGCTTCGCTAATGGAATATTGGCATCTGCCTCCATTGCACTCAGGACATCCTTCGTTTGATACGCTAATGATTCAAGCGTCGCGCGAACGAAATGCTCTTTCGATGTGCCGCGTGTTAAGCCGAACACTGCGCCGCGCACATCAGAATCCCAATAAGGCGTACCTAAACCTACAAATGCAGGTACGACATAGACTCCTTCTGACGAATCGACACGTGCCGCATATTGTTCTGATTCCTCCGCAGAACGGAACATACGTAAGCCATCACGTAACCATTGGATTGCAGAACCTGCTACGAAAATACTTCCCTCTAATGCATAAGTCACTTTTCCATCTAAGCCCCATGCAAGTGTCGTTAATAAGCCATTATCCGATTTTACTGCTTTTTCACCTGTATTCATTAACATAAAGCAGCCTGTGCCATACGTATTTTTAACCATGCCTTCCTCAAAGCATGCCTGACCGAATAATGCCGCCTGCTGGTCTCCTGCTGCACCTGCAATTGGTACAGAAGCTCCGAAGAATAATGATTCCTCAGTGTAGCCATATACTTCAGAAGAAGGACGAACCTCAGGTAGCATGGAAGCTGGTACATTTAAAATTTCTAGTAATTCCTCATCCCATTTTAAATCATAAATATTGTACATTAATGTACGTGAAGCATTTGAATAATCTGTCACATGTACTTTTCCACCTGACAGCTTCCAAATAAGCCATGTATCAATTGTACCAAATAGTAAATCGCCAGCCTCTGCTTGCTCACGCGCCCCTTCTACATGCTCTAAAATCCATTTCACTTTCGTACCTGAAAAATAAGCATCAATTAATAGACCTGTTTTATCACGGAATAAATCATTGTAACCGTTTTCTCGCAGCTCCTCACAAATTGCATTTGTTTGACGCGATTGCCAGACAATCGCATTATAAACAGGCTTGCCAGTGTTTTTGTTCCAAACGACCGTCGTTTCACGCTGATTCGTAATACCAACCCCAGCAATTTGCTTGGAATCAATACTTTTTTCAGATAACACTGCAGCAATACATGATAAGATTGAAGACCAAATTTCCTCTGCATGATGCTCTACCCAACCTGCTTGCGGGAAATATTGTTGAAATTCCTGCTGCGCAGTATGCACGATGTTACCGTTTTCATCAAACAGAATCGCACGTGAACTCGTTGTACCTTGGTCTAAAGCTAAAATATATTTTTTTTCTGTCATTAAAATTACCTCCAATTTTATCTTAAATTTGGTAGAAAACATCTACCAGGTAGTTCGAAAATCTAAACTAGCGTAAATTCTGTATTAACAGACTGTAAGCGCCCACATTAAAATATGTATTGATGTTGAGGGGTAACAGTCTATAAAATCCTATTTTCAGTCAACATCACGTCGATTGCACAAGCATTTTCACAGAATGTGAAGTTCTTTTCTTAGCTTATGTTCCCTACGAACAATCTTTTAAGAAGAATCCTCCTAAACTGAAAGTTCACTTTATTATACATTAATCATGTGCTTTTTTTACTGTTGCTTGTGCTAGAGCAAAAATTGCAATTATAATAACAGCTAAAACCCAAAATGCTACGCTGTTTTTACCTTCAAAAATTTGTTGGAAAAACAATGCGCCAAAAGAGCCGCCTAAAATTGGTCCAACAATTGGCACCCAAGCATATGACCAGCCCGAGTCACGTTTTCCTGGAATCGGCAATAAAAAGTGCGCAATACGCGGTCCTAAATCACGTGCTGGATTAATGGCATAGCCTGTTGGTCCTCCAAGTGCCATACCTATTACGACAATTAGCATACCTACTAAAAATGGATTCAAACCATCCGTAATCGTATTTGTTCCTAATGCTAAAATTCCTAATACGAGAATAAAGGTACCAATCATCTCTGAAATTAAATTTGAGAATGGATGATTAATTGCTGGCATCGTCGAGAATACAGCAAGCTTCGCATTAGGGTCTTGCGTGCCTTTCCAATGTGGTAAATACATAAAATACACTAATGTTGCACCTAAAAATGCGCCAACAATTTGAGCTACGATATAAGCAGGCACATCTGCCCATGGAAAGTTACCAATCGTCGCTAGCCCAATCGTCAATGCTGGATTCAAGTGTGCTCCACTAATTCCACCTACCGCATAAGCAGCCATTGCTACCCCTAAGCCCCATGCAAAGGTAATAACAACCCATCCTCCACCGTTTCCTTTTGATTTGTACAATGATACGCCTGCAACAACACCGCCACCAAATAAAATAAGAATCATTGTACCAATTAGTTCAGCCGTAAATGCTGACATTTTACATCCCCCTTTAGTTAATGTGTATTAAGCGAAAGCACAAAAAAGACCCACATTTAAACAGCCTGCAAAATTTTTTGCAGATGCATAAATGTGGGTTCCTTTTCCTAACCACGCTTTGTATGAACTTGTATCCATTCTAGAGAAAAATGCAACGATAGTCAACCTACTTTTTGAAATTTTCCCATAATTTTTTATCAGACGTCGTAATAGCGATAGCACCCGCATCAATTGCCTGCTCTAGTTGCTCAGTTGAACGAATCAATCCACCTGTAATTACAGGCGTTTTCGTACGCTCATAAATTTCAGCAATCATCGTCGGAATAATGCCTGGCAGTAATTCAATATAATCCGGCTGCGCTGTCTCAATCATCATATAGCTTTTCTTTAGCGCAATCGTATCAATTAAAAAAACACGCTGAATCGCAATAATACCGCGCGATTTCGCTTTCACTAACACATTGGAACGCGTAGAAATAATACCAGCTGGCCGAATATCATTACATAAGAAATCAGCAGCAAAATTATCCGTTTTCAAGCCATGAATTAAATCTGCATGAATGATTAATTTTTTTCCGAAGCGCTCGGCCTCCCGCTTCAAAGATAGCAGCAAGCTAATATGTACCTCTAGCAGCACGATGTATTCAAAAGAGCTATTCAAAATTTCATCAAATTGCTTTACTGTACGTGCCGCAGGGATAATTTTTTGCCCATTAAAATGCATACAATTCCTCCTTTTGAAAGAAAATCGCTATTTGAAAAAGCATTGCATTTTCAAACAGCCCTTGTTACAAAGGGGACGTCTGAAAAGCCATTTTGAGGCGACCACTTTGCGACGAGGGTAGTGACAATTTATTATGATTGCCACAGGAAAAAGCATTTTCAGCGAATATTTAATATAGTAACAGAGATTGGAGCTGTCCAAAAAGCCTTGCATAGCCGGCATTTTGGACAGTAGCGATGATGTTTCACAAAATGTTGATTCATATAGACAGAAAACGCCTCTTTTAAAAATGGGATGAACATTGGCTTTAGCAGTATTATCCTTCAATAAAAGGGAAGCGATGAAAACATTGATTTCAATGCGGTGGCAAAACAAAATGGACTTTTCGGTCAACTCCAGCCTCTTCTCTATTGTTTATTTAGCTGTTGTCGCTCTTGTAATTTCCTGCTCTAGCTGCTCCTCATATCGTGCACGTTGTTCAGATGTCCAACCTAGCTGTTTCGTCATCTCATTTAAAATCTCTGCTTTGTACTGCTGAACAAGTGCAATATGAAAGAACATATAACCGGTACGACGAATTAAAAAATCGTTTGGATGTGTAACCATCTCATGCTGAATACTATAGCAAAGTTGTGCATAAAGCCATGCTGGGAGAGCTGTATCATTATTTTCCATATATGCTAACAGCGTATCTGCATTGCTACCATACTGTTGCGCGATATATGTCGCTTGCTGTTCCGTTAACCCAAACTCAATACCTTTTTTTGTTTGTTTATAAATAAATGCCTTTAAATTGCGTGAGCCTCCAATGTCTCCACCCGAAATGGCAATATTTTTCGTGTTGCACGGCGCAATCTGTTTATTTAATTTTGGTGCTAAGTCTTTCACAATCATGTCAAGTACAGTTTCAGCCATTTTACGATAGCCTGTTAATTTTCCACCCGCAATTGTAACAAGACCCGATGCGGATGTCCACACCTCATCCTTACGAGAAATTTCTGATGGATTTTTGCCATCTTCATGAATTAATGGACGCACACCAGCCCAACTCGATTCAATATCTGCATCTGTTACTTGCACCTTTGGGAACATATAGTGAATCGCATCCATTAAATAATCACGGTCTGCCTGCTCTATATCCATCTCGCACGCATCACCTTTATAAAATGTATCTGTTGTACCTACATATGTTTTTCCATCTCTTGGAATTGCAAACACCATGCGACCATCTGGTGTATCAAAATAAACAGCTTGGCGAAGTGGAAACTTAGCCTCATCAAAGACAATATGCACACCTTTTGATAAGATTAAATGCTTTCCTTGCTGCGCTCCCTCGATTTTGCGTACCTCATCTACCCATGGACCAGCCGCATTAATTACCGTTTTTGCACGAATTGTAAAATGCACATCATCGACAATGTCATGTGCAACGATGCCACTAATTTTTTCACTAGCATCATAAATAAATTGACTTGCCTTTGCATAATTAAGCAAGATTGCACCTTTTGCAATTGCCGCCTTTGCTACCTCAATTGTTAAACGGGCATCATCTGTACGGTATTCTACATAAACACCGCCACCGAGCAAGCCGGATGTTTTTACTAAAGGTTCTTTGCTACGTGTTTGAATGGCATTTAACATGTAGCGACGCTCAGAGCGCTTTACACCTGCTAAAAAATCATAGACACGCAGCCCAATATTTGTTGAAAATTTGCCGAATGTGCCA harbors:
- the glpK gene encoding glycerol kinase GlpK, yielding MTEKKYILALDQGTTSSRAILFDENGNIVHTAQQEFQQYFPQAGWVEHHAEEIWSSILSCIAAVLSEKSIDSKQIAGVGITNQRETTVVWNKNTGKPVYNAIVWQSRQTNAICEELRENGYNDLFRDKTGLLIDAYFSGTKVKWILEHVEGAREQAEAGDLLFGTIDTWLIWKLSGGKVHVTDYSNASRTLMYNIYDLKWDEELLEILNVPASMLPEVRPSSEVYGYTEESLFFGASVPIAGAAGDQQAALFGQACFEEGMVKNTYGTGCFMLMNTGEKAVKSDNGLLTTLAWGLDGKVTYALEGSIFVAGSAIQWLRDGLRMFRSAEESEQYAARVDSSEGVYVVPAFVGLGTPYWDSDVRGAVFGLTRGTSKEHFVRATLESLAYQTKDVLSAMEADANIPLAKLRVDGGAVANNFLMQFQADLLNVPVDRPVINETTALGAAYLAGLAVGYWQSTEEIGKYWNLERQFTPDMDEAHREAIYSGWKKAVAAAQAFK
- a CDS encoding MIP/aquaporin family protein → MSAFTAELIGTMILILFGGGVVAGVSLYKSKGNGGGWVVITFAWGLGVAMAAYAVGGISGAHLNPALTIGLATIGNFPWADVPAYIVAQIVGAFLGATLVYFMYLPHWKGTQDPNAKLAVFSTMPAINHPFSNLISEMIGTFILVLGILALGTNTITDGLNPFLVGMLIVVIGMALGGPTGYAINPARDLGPRIAHFLLPIPGKRDSGWSYAWVPIVGPILGGSFGALFFQQIFEGKNSVAFWVLAVIIIAIFALAQATVKKAHD
- a CDS encoding glycerol-3-phosphate responsive antiterminator codes for the protein MHFNGQKIIPAARTVKQFDEILNSSFEYIVLLEVHISLLLSLKREAERFGKKLIIHADLIHGLKTDNFAADFLCNDIRPAGIISTRSNVLVKAKSRGIIAIQRVFLIDTIALKKSYMMIETAQPDYIELLPGIIPTMIAEIYERTKTPVITGGLIRSTEQLEQAIDAGAIAITTSDKKLWENFKK
- a CDS encoding glycerol-3-phosphate dehydrogenase/oxidase, translated to MSSASSLQRKQTIEELQSREYDLLVVGGGITGCGIALDASARGLSVALVEMQDFAAGTSSRSTKLVHGGLRYLKQFEIKEVAELGKERAIVYENGPHVTTPIWMLLPFHKGGTFGKFSTNIGLRVYDFLAGVKRSERRYMLNAIQTRSKEPLVKTSGLLGGGVYVEYRTDDARLTIEVAKAAIAKGAILLNYAKASQFIYDASEKISGIVAHDIVDDVHFTIRAKTVINAAGPWVDEVRKIEGAQQGKHLILSKGVHIVFDEAKFPLRQAVYFDTPDGRMVFAIPRDGKTYVGTTDTFYKGDACEMDIEQADRDYLMDAIHYMFPKVQVTDADIESSWAGVRPLIHEDGKNPSEISRKDEVWTSASGLVTIAGGKLTGYRKMAETVLDMIVKDLAPKLNKQIAPCNTKNIAISGGDIGGSRNLKAFIYKQTKKGIEFGLTEQQATYIAQQYGSNADTLLAYMENNDTALPAWLYAQLCYSIQHEMVTHPNDFLIRRTGYMFFHIALVQQYKAEILNEMTKQLGWTSEQRARYEEQLEQEITRATTAK